Part of the Gemmatimonadaceae bacterium genome is shown below.
CGGGCGGCGGGCAGTCCAAACGAAGCTTTTGCGCGGATCGATCTCGGTTACCGTCCATTCGGTGGCGGGCAACCTCGGCTGGCGAATCCGGTATCTTGCGCCAATGCATAGCGGCCCTGAATCCAGCTTCTCAATGCTTGTAATCGATGACGTCCACTCGGACCAGCGCTCGACTTCGCACATAACTTCCCAGACACGTTGTGGCGGTGCCGCGATGTCGATTTCACGCGAGAATTGTCTCATCGATGACGTCGGTCGTAAACGTGCATCATACGCCCTGTGGCCGTGGTCAAGCGCAGCGACTCTGTCGAAAGGAATATGACTTCACGCAAAATACCCGTCCATTCATGAAGCGCCGACATTTCATCAAGTCGATGGCTGCTTATTCCGCCCTGCCGGTGCTGAGTCAATCGCAGGCGGCAAAACCCATCACGAAGATCATTCCGTCGAGTGGCGAGCGCATACCTGTCATCGGCATGGGAACATGGCAGACTTTCGATGTCGGCCGCTCGGCTGAATCGCGGGCCGGATTGCGGCTAGTGCTTCAGGAGTTTTTCGATCGCGGCGGGCGGGTGATAGACTCGTCGCCGATGTATGGAAGTTCGGAGCCCGTCGTCGGTGCTCTCCTTCAGCAGATGAGGCCCCGGCGAGCAGCCTTTGCCGCAAGCAAAGTGTGGGTACCCGGCAAGCGGCTCGGCGTGAGTCAGATCGAGTCGTCACGGAAACTATGGAGCATCCAGCGATTCGATCTCCTCGCGGTGCACAATCTTCTGGACTGGGAAGCTCATCTCGAAACACTTCGCGACATGAAAGCGGACGGACGGCTGCGCTATATCGGCGTAACCACGTCGCACGGTCGCCGGCACGATCTGCTCGAACAAATCATGAGGAAAGTGCCGCTCGATTTTGTGCAGTTCACCTACAACCTGGCAGATCGGTCGGGCGAAGACCGCCTGCTGCCCCTGGCGCAAGAGCGCGGGATCGCCGTGATGATCAATCGGCCGCTCGATGGCGGAGGGCTATTCGACCGCGTGCGCGGGAAGCAGCTACCGGGCTGGGCTGCGGAGGCCGGCGTTCAGAACTGGGCGCAGTTCTTTCTCAGGTTTGTCGTGTCGCACCCAGCCGTCACGTGTGCAATCCCTGCCACCTCGCAGCGTGCGCATATGTCTGAGAACATGGGTGCCGGCTTCGGCCGAATGCCGGATGCCGCGTTTCGGCGGAGGATGGCGGATTACTTCAGAGTGTTGTGAGTGAGCCGGTCTCCATAAAGCGAGATCAAGGGTTCGCGTGCGGCGCGAAGCCGAACCGCTTCTCAACGCCCGTCTGGTTGAGGAGCGCCGGCGGCCTTCATGCGCGGGAAGCGTAGCCGAGGAGGCGGACACCTTCCACCAGCCTCGATACTTCATCCATGGTTGTGTAGATGGCCGCGCCCGCGCGGACGAGCCCTTCAGTTGAGAGCCCCAATCGCTCGACGACAGTAGCAGCATAAAAATCGCCGTTCGAAACGAAGACACCCCGATCGGCGAGCTTGCGCGCAGCTTCCCGGGAACTCATGCCTTCGATAGTGAACGCAACTGTCGGCGTGCGCGGCATTTCTGGAGGCGGCCCGTAGAGGCGAACTCCCTCGACTGCTGAGAGACCTTCCCACATTGCCGAGATCTGCTCCATGCCCCGAGCGTGCAGCTCGGCATATGTCGCCTTGAGACGCCCGCGCCTGCTCGTTCCCGATGAGCTCAATGATGCAAAGAAGTCGATGGCGGCCGCGGCCGCGACAATTCCCTCGTGATTGAGAGTACCGGTTTCACATCTTTCCGGCCCGGTGTCATGCGCTGGACGCAGCCTGGGGATGTCGATCGATTCCAGCAGTTCGGTCCTGCCGTAAAGAATACCAACGTGCGGACCGTAGAACTTGTACGCGGAGCATGCAAGGAAATCGCATTGCAGCTCCCGCACGTCGGGTAGAAAGTGAGGCGCGAAGTGAACCGCGTCGACAAAAACCAGCGCGCCCATTTCGTGAGCCATCCTGGTGGCGCGGGCAACATCGTTCACCGTTCCGAGCGCATTCGACGCGGCTCCAATCGCGACGAGCTTCGTTTTCCGGCTCAGCAGCCGTTCGAATTCGTCCCAGTCGAGCTGCCCTGTCTCGGCAATCATCCCTACGGTTTGCACGGTGACACCCCGCTCACGGGCCAACTCGCGCCACGGGTCGACGTTGGCATGATGGTCGAGCTCGGTGACGATGACCTCGTTTCCCTCGGAAAGCCTGCGGCCGAGCGCCCTCGAGACATGGAAGGTGAGCGTCGTCATGTTCGCGCCGAATACAATCTCGTTGGCCGAGGCATTCAGGAAGTCGGCGAAAGTCATGCGAGCTGATGCCAGCGCAGCGTCCGTTTCTGCGCTTGTGGGATACGCCCACTCAGTGTTGGCGTTGTGATGATAGAGATAGTCCACCATCGCATCGGCGACACTTCGGGGCACCTGGGTGCCGCCAGGTCCATCGAAGTAAGCGACCTGATTTCCGTTGTGGATGCGATCGAGCGCCGGGAATTGAGCGCGGATTTCGGCGACTGACGCGACTGGAGAAGTAAGATCGACGGCGGTTGTCATCATGCAGTTCCGTGGAAGGGATAGGACAGGTTTGTCGACAGCCGTGACATCAGTGATTCTTCAGTTCGTCGCTCCGCATCTTAACATCTCATCGCGGAAGTTGGTTCACCTGGCCGCGGTGAGAGTGCGGCGATCGAGGTAATCAGGTAGCGGGGAGATCGGATCCGATCGTGCCTGGTGTCCGTATTACGGAATCCGCCCTCGCTGAGTCGTTACCGTTCGTTCCCATATGAGAACGGTGACAAGGTCCTCGCCTCCCGCGCGAATCGGCGGGGTGGTGAGCGTGAGCCGGTCGCCGTCGAGCGAAAAGATTCGGAACTGATCGCGACCGATCCAGTTCGGGAACGATGCCCCTGCAATGTGGTGTGTCACAGTTCCGCGAGCGTGATCGGCGGCGTAGGTACCGTAGTACGCCAGGTATCCAACGAACGCCGCGCGCACCTCTGTTTCGGTGCCCATCGCGCGATCGCCGGAAGCAAACGCGGGGCGCGAGACATCCATGATGTGCGCCGATACGTTGCCAACGGCGTCGTAGATGAGTTGCCCCGCAACTACGCGCCCCATCGGATACCGAATCTGCCCGCCAGGCAGCCGTGATTCGAACGATACGAGGCGCCAGGTTCCGACCAGTGCGCGAGCGTCCGGTACTGCGGCTGAGTGTGTGATGACCAGCGCCGGCGCGCTTCCTGAAGCTGATGCGCAACCCGTTGAACAGATCACCAGGACGGCGGAGACAGCTAGCAGTTTCGGCACATGCAGAGAACGACGGATTGCGCTCACAGCGTGGTTACCCCGCGATACCGCATGACGACACTACAATCCGCGCTGGACGCCAAGTGTCAATTCGGCTGCGGAGACGGCGAGCCGTTCGTTTGCCCGCCGCGGTGCGCGTGCGGGCAGGGTCAACGATTTCAACGAACGAGCTTTACCTGTACGGTCATGGCAAGAGGCCAGCAATGGTGTGAAGGCGACGAGCAATAAAGCTGATCCAGTCTTCAGCTTTCGATGCCTTCCAGAAACGATTTAAAGAGATGACAATCCCTCAGGTGTTCAGAAGCCAAAGATATGACAGCGCGCGCAACGAGCAAACAGTAAACAACGGTTCAGTTTTTTCAGGCGCGTTTATGTTTTTCCACGCCATGACAGCCCAGTGAACTCACCCGTCGCTTGGCACGGCGAACTCGTTGGAGTGAGAGATGCGCTTGTGCTCTGACCGGAGGTCCTTTCCTCCGCAAAATGGCGCGAGCATGGAGTCCGTGGTGTCGAACCCATACAAGATGGTACGATCTTCCTCGATCTCGACATCGAGTGGCGTTATGGGACAACAACCGCCTCCGCCGACCGCATCGAAAAGCATGTGACCCTTGACTCGCCGCGCTCGCGCGTCTGGCGCACGCTCACCGACGTCGCCCAGTTCAACGCCTGGTTCGGCGTGTCGCTTACGACGCCATTCACCCCCCGGCGCGGAATTGAGCGGAAAGATCAGCATCCGCAATTATGATCATATGACGATGACGATCTGGATCGAGACAATCGAGCCGGAGCGGTCCTTCTCCTTCCGCTGGCACCCGTACGCCGTCGAGAACGACGTCGATTATTCGGCCGAGCCGCCGACGCTGGTGTCGTTCACGCTCGAGGATCTGGGCGAAAGCACGCGGCTCACTATCGTCGAGTCGGGCTTCGACGCGATCCCCGAGTCGCGCCGTGCGAAAGCGTTCAGCATGAACTCCAGCGGATGGGCCGGACAGGCCGGGAACATCCGGAAGTTCATCGGTGAAAAAACGGCGAAGCGAGATTCCGAGCGGTCAGCTAGGATCGCTCATCTCTCGCAGATGGCGTCGGACGGCCCGTGCTTCGACTCACACCCTGAAATGAAAGCGAAGCGCAGTGGAAGCATCACGATCGAGATCAGCGTGATGAACAGCGTGAAAACGCCATATCGCGGCTCCTTGTGCTCGAGCACGTGCCAGAGATACATACTGTAACCCATGACTGGATTCCGGTAATGGTCTCGAGCCAGCGGGGCAAGTTGAACTCTTCAAGTGAGATTCCCATGTCGAATGCCAGGGGTGTGACGCTGCTTTTCCTTCGAATCTCGCTCGGACTGCTGATGATTGTCTGGGGAGCCGACAAGCTGATGAACCCGGCGCACGGGATTGGAGTGG
Proteins encoded:
- a CDS encoding lipocalin-like domain-containing protein is translated as MSAIRRSLHVPKLLAVSAVLVICSTGCASASGSAPALVITHSAAVPDARALVGTWRLVSFESRLPGGQIRYPMGRVVAGQLIYDAVGNVSAHIMDVSRPAFASGDRAMGTETEVRAAFVGYLAYYGTYAADHARGTVTHHIAGASFPNWIGRDQFRIFSLDGDRLTLTTPPIRAGGEDLVTVLIWERTVTTQRGRIP
- a CDS encoding aldo/keto reductase encodes the protein MKRRHFIKSMAAYSALPVLSQSQAAKPITKIIPSSGERIPVIGMGTWQTFDVGRSAESRAGLRLVLQEFFDRGGRVIDSSPMYGSSEPVVGALLQQMRPRRAAFAASKVWVPGKRLGVSQIESSRKLWSIQRFDLLAVHNLLDWEAHLETLRDMKADGRLRYIGVTTSHGRRHDLLEQIMRKVPLDFVQFTYNLADRSGEDRLLPLAQERGIAVMINRPLDGGGLFDRVRGKQLPGWAAEAGVQNWAQFFLRFVVSHPAVTCAIPATSQRAHMSENMGAGFGRMPDAAFRRRMADYFRVL
- a CDS encoding SRPBCC family protein gives rise to the protein MTIWIETIEPERSFSFRWHPYAVENDVDYSAEPPTLVSFTLEDLGESTRLTIVESGFDAIPESRRAKAFSMNSSGWAGQAGNIRKFIGEKTAKRDSERSARIAHLSQMASDGPCFDSHPEMKAKRSGSITIEISVMNSVKTPYRGSLCSSTCQRYIL
- a CDS encoding cysteine desulfurase-like protein produces the protein MMTTAVDLTSPVASVAEIRAQFPALDRIHNGNQVAYFDGPGGTQVPRSVADAMVDYLYHHNANTEWAYPTSAETDAALASARMTFADFLNASANEIVFGANMTTLTFHVSRALGRRLSEGNEVIVTELDHHANVDPWRELARERGVTVQTVGMIAETGQLDWDEFERLLSRKTKLVAIGAASNALGTVNDVARATRMAHEMGALVFVDAVHFAPHFLPDVRELQCDFLACSAYKFYGPHVGILYGRTELLESIDIPRLRPAHDTGPERCETGTLNHEGIVAAAAAIDFFASLSSSGTSRRGRLKATYAELHARGMEQISAMWEGLSAVEGVRLYGPPPEMPRTPTVAFTIEGMSSREAARKLADRGVFVSNGDFYAATVVERLGLSTEGLVRAGAAIYTTMDEVSRLVEGVRLLGYASRA